A window of Streptomyces sp. NBC_01241 genomic DNA:
CCATCTTCTTGGCGTCGGGGAAGAGGTCCAGTTCGACCTCGTCGTTCCGTACCACCAGATCGCCCTTGTAGTGCGGGTTCCTGGTGAAGAGGACCTTGACGACCCGGTGGTGCACGACTTCCGCCTTCATGGTGTACGGCCCGGAGCCGTCCACCTGGAATCCGGTGCGCGCGGACTTCGCGGCGTACTTACTCCGCGGCACTATCCCGGCGACCGGGGTGGCGAGCTTGTACGGGAACGTGGCGTCCGGCGTGCGGAGGTGGAAGACAACCTCCCGCTCGCCCCGCGTCTCGACGGTGTCGATGTTGGCGAGCAGGGCGACGGGCCCGTTGGCCGCATTGATGCGGATGACGCGGTCGATGGAGTACTTCACGTCATCGGCGGTGATCGGCTTGCCGTCGGCGAACTTCAGGCCGGCGCGCAGCTTGCAGCGGTAGCTCTCGTTCTGGGTGTCCGTGAAGATGCAGCTCTCGGCCGCTTCGGGCACCGGCTCGCCGCCGCCGCGCGGCACATGTGTCAGGGTCTGCACGGTCTGCCGGAGCACGTTCCACACGCCCGCTTCGTAGCCGATGGCGGGGTCGAGCGGTGCGGGATTCGCCTTGGAGGTCACGAACTGGTCCGTGGTGCCGACAACGATGGCGGCCCTGCCATCGCTCCCGTCACCCGACGCGCCGCAGGCGGCGAGTGCGGGTGCGAGCAGGCCGACGACGGCCGGCAGCACCAGAGTCTTACGGTTCATTGTGGACGCTCTCCCTCATCCCGGCATGGAGAAAACGACATTAGCGGGCGGCGTCGGCAATGCCGGACCGGATATGCCCGGTGTGTAATCAGGCTGCGCCGGGAATTACCGGCGAGCCGTTTTTCCTGGCGGGGAGAGTTTCGGGCAAGAGGCCATCAATCGTGACACTTCGACACCCCGAATCGGACACCTCGGACGATCTCGGAAGGCCCTCCTCTGTAATTCGGGTGACAAAGGTCACGCCTGGGCCTCTTTCTTTCCTTTGTCGGGCGCCCGGCCTTCACGCACGTGCACACGACAGAAAATGCACCATCCGATGCCGAGAATTTTTCGGTTTATTCACAGAAACACTCTCGGTGTGTGGATCACTGCATTCCCGTGACCAGCCCCCGGAGAAATGCGAGGTCGACTTCTTCGAGCGAACGTACGACCACACGGCCGGATGCCGGGGCGATCGGTGCGACGGACGGTACGGCGACCACCCAGCAGCCCGCGGCCTCCGCGGCCGCGACTCCGGTCGCGGTGTCCTCGATGACCGCACACCGCTCGGGCTCGGCCCCGAAGCCGGACGCGGCGGTGAGGTAGGGCTCCGGGTGCGGCTTCGTACGGGCGACCTCGTCGCCCGCGACGGTCAGCGAGAAGTGGTGGTGACCCACCGAGTCCAGCACCCGGTCGATGATCCGGCGGTGCGAGGCGGAGACCAGGGCGGTGGGAATCTCGTGCCTGGCCAGTTCGGCCAGCAGCCGTGCCGCACCCGGCATCAGCGGCACACCACGGCCGATGCGCGCCTCGAAGCGGTCGTTGAGCAGCACGGTGAGTTCGGCGAGGGTGATGTCCGCGCCGGTCACATCCATGAGGTAGCCGGCACTGCGGGTCATCGGCCCGCCGACCACCACATCCCGCCACGCCTCGTCGAGCTGGTGCCCGAGCTCGGCGAAGACCTCCACTTCGGCGTCCCACCAGAAGCCCTCGGTGTCGACGAGGGTGCCGTCCATGTCGAGCAGGACGGCCTGCAGGGCGGCGCCTTCCGCCGTGCGGGTCATGGACACAGGAACCGTGCTGGTCATCCGGCACACCTTCCGTAAGGGACGAGAAGGCCGGCCGCCTTTTCCCGTGGGAAGGGCGACCGGCCTGCACTGGACCGACCAGTCTACGACTTGTTCTGCTGCGACGCGTCGAACGCAGTCCTACCGCGCGTTGAAGTACTTCGCCTCCGGGTGATGGATGACGATCGCGTCGGTGGACTGTTCCGGGTGCAGCTGGAATTCCTCCGAGAGCTGCACGCCGATCCGCTCCGGCTGGAGCAGCTCGGCGATCTTCGCCCGGTCCTCCAGGTCGGGGCAGGCGCCGTAGCCGAGGGAGAAGCGCGCGCCGCGGTACTTCAGGGCGAACATGTCCTCGACATCGGCCGGGTCCTCGCCGCCGAAGCCGAGCTCGGAGCGGACGCGGGCGTGCCAGTACTCGGCGAGGGCCTCGGCCAGCTGTACGGACAGGCCGTGCAGCTCCAGGTAGTCGCGGTAGGCGTTGGCCTCGAAGAGCTTGGCGGTCTCGCCGCCGATCTTCGAACCGACGGTGACGACCTGGAGGCCGATCACGTCCGTCTCGCCGGACTCCTCGGGGCGGAAGAAGTCCGCGAGGCAGAGGCGGCGGCCGCGGCGCTGGCGCGGGAAGGTGAAGCGGGTGCGCTCGGAACCGTCCTCGTGGAGCAGGATCAGGTCGTCGCCCTTGGAGACGCAGGGGAAGTAGCCGTAGACGACGGCGGCTTCCAGCAGGTTCTCGGTGTGGAGCTTGTCGAGCCAGCCGCGCAGGTGCGGGCGGCCCTCGGTCTCGACCAGTTCCTCGTACGTCGGTCCGTCACCGGCGCGGGCCTGCTTCAGGCCCCACTGGCCCTTGAAGAGCGCGCCCTCGTCCAGCCAGGACGCGTACTCCTTGAGCTGGATGCCCTTGACGACCCGGGTACCCCAGAAGGGGGGCTCGGGGACCGGGTTGTCCACGGCGACGTCGGAGCGGACGCCCTCCTGCGGCTCGTCGATCTCCAGGACCGCAGTGTCGCGCTTGGGAACGCGGCGCTGCTTGAGTTCCGGAAGGACGGCGCCGGGCACGCCGCGCTTGACCGCGATCAGGGCGTCCATCAGACGCAGCCCCTCGAACGCGTCGCGGGCGTAGCGGACCTC
This region includes:
- a CDS encoding HAD family hydrolase encodes the protein MTSTVPVSMTRTAEGAALQAVLLDMDGTLVDTEGFWWDAEVEVFAELGHQLDEAWRDVVVGGPMTRSAGYLMDVTGADITLAELTVLLNDRFEARIGRGVPLMPGAARLLAELARHEIPTALVSASHRRIIDRVLDSVGHHHFSLTVAGDEVARTKPHPEPYLTAASGFGAEPERCAVIEDTATGVAAAEAAGCWVVAVPSVAPIAPASGRVVVRSLEEVDLAFLRGLVTGMQ